In Vigna radiata var. radiata cultivar VC1973A unplaced genomic scaffold, Vradiata_ver6 scaffold_147, whole genome shotgun sequence, one DNA window encodes the following:
- the LOC106778668 gene encoding uncharacterized protein LOC106778668: MEINMRSEVKWVSSSGILKGRINIKAKEGNMDGLRELVKKMNTTQKDAFRREYGNLLGLIEVEVQTSAITTLAQYYDPPLRCFTFRDFQLVPTVEEFEQILGIPLEGRTPYNYLGQYIPVLQLARIIKIHPMQLEREFTTRGKVRGLPQRYLEQYLHRLAEEERWETFMDVLALLLYGVMLFPNFKNFIDDAAINAFVGYKDRSENPVTAVLAEVYGTLHHCYEKKGGQMLCCLPMLYVWFVSRVIENALNATCPVDELLQCKPNMKGTNE, translated from the coding sequence atggaaattaacatgagGTCTGAAGTCAAGTGGGTTTCAAGTTCAGGCATTTTGAAGGGAAGGATAAACATCAAAGCAAAGGAAGGTAATATGGACGGTCTGAGAGAACTGGTGAAGAAAATGAATACTACCCAAAAGGATGCATTCAGGAGGGAGTATGGGAATTTGTTGGGCCTGATAGAGGTGGAAGTTCAAACATCAGCAATCACCACCTTAGCCCAGTATTACGATCCACCGCTGAGATGTTTCACTTTTCGGGATTTCCAATTGGTGCCAACAGTGGAAGAATTTGAGCAAATCTTAGGTATACCTCTTGAGGGAAGAACTCCATACAACTACCTTGGGCAGTATATCCCTGTCTTGCAACTAGCGAGAATCATAAAAATACACCCTATGCAGTTAGAAAGGGAATTCACAACCAGAGGCAAAGTGAGAGGCCTTCCTCAGAGATACCTAGAGCAGTACCTGCATCGTTTGGCTGAAGAAGAAAGGTGGGAAACATTTATGGATGTATTGGCCCTTCTCCTTTATGgtgtcatgctttttcctaACTTCAAGAACTTCATCGACGACGCCGCCATAAATGCATTTGTGGGATACAAAGATCGCTCTGAGAATCCGGTCACCGCTGTCCTAGCTGAAGTTTATGGTACTCTTCATCATTGTTATGAGAAAAAGGGAGGACAAATGTTATGCTGTCTGCCAATGTTGTATGTGTGGTTTGTCTCTCGGGTGATTGAGAACGCCttgaatgccacatgtcccGTGGATGAGCTACTGCAGTGTAAACCAAATATGAAAGGGACAAACGAATAG